One genomic region from Anopheles bellator chromosome 2, idAnoBellAS_SP24_06.2, whole genome shotgun sequence encodes:
- the LOC131210826 gene encoding peptidyl-prolyl cis-trans isomerase G isoform X2, protein MSFELPDLPDQNPLCHESSTLFPSSPFANLLFFLCFFFLYCSTTQPAPHLDNVHVVFGHVVSGQDLVRQLEQLPVDRNSRPLQDAVVSNCGELIRQVKEKKEKKKKKATASSDESVDESSKKRKKDKKKKRERESSPRAGRKNDIDSVEEGELEDDVHPMATVTKINPDEIPEVSNKYLMRGDGRRPTGEDYGDRKRDGDQRGARDQKGFGWSKKRVPLSRSGRIIKGRGNFVRIRYRTPSRSRSRSRSQTPIHWRAAQKRTIKMTDLEKLEEEKRQREVEIKRREAERKKRHEELAKGASKKSFFELNQEPVSTGAALTAQSESPNGEGKETRQERAKSDGSVDMNALDYEHQPAEQSDDTEGEDQAQTASNRKSETLAKALGVEPKKKANDSVAGGDDRRRPGDDGRNRNHSRSRSRERRRAPDEHRGRSPVHYRGGNRRPPFGGGGQHFNRFNPQRRFSGGGGGGGGFVGGSYYSRPARPRFGGNERQDRDRRRSRSRDEKRSRRDRSNSRSRSPDRRHRRRHSSDSQSSASPDRSLRHRSESPKEARASRPARASHERGGHGKGFNGKEKESVKKEKSPGSVATAIVAAATAAVEAASQAVAVSVKKECSISEEEKSRLQKEKMLKRAETLLLLKSHMEKEIEEQQRKAREKQEHRVKIERGDDGALDAVMDLAQLKQLKKETLEKLNAQEAAQRILQTVVTNVGAVATSSGHKKKSKASGKRRSSSTSSSSSSSSSASSSRGSSSKKEKNRKKRKEKKRKHRRHSSSSSS, encoded by the exons ATGAGTTTCGAATTGCCTGACCTGCCCGACCAAAACCCGCTCTGCCACGAATCATCCACGCTCTTCCCAAGCAGTCCATTTGCCAATCTATTGttctttctgtgttttttctttctctattgTAGTACAACGCAACCTGCACCTCATCTTGACAA TGTTCACGTTGTTTTTGGTCACGTTGTATCTGGCCAGGACCTAGTGCGCCAACTTGAGCAACTACCGGTCGATCGCAACTCGCGTCCACTGCAGGATGCGGTCGTTTCCAACTGTGGGGAGCTGATTCGCCAGGTGAAAG aaaagaaagaaaaaaagaagaaaaaggcaaCGGCATCGAGTGACGAATCGGTCGACGAGTCCAGTAAGAAGCGCaagaaggacaaaaaaaagaaacgcgaGCGGGAATCCTCACCTCGGGCGGGAAGGAAAAA CGACATAGATTCGGTCGAGGAAGGCGAACTGGAGGATGACGTTCATCCGATGGCAACGGTGACAAAGATAAACCCGGACGAAATTCCCGAAGTTTCTAACAAATATCTGATGCGTGGCGACGGCAGGCGTCCGACCGGCGAGGACTACGGTGATCGCAAGCGGGATGGCGATCAGAGGGGTGCCCGAGATCAAAAAGGCTTTGGTTGGTCCAAGAAGCGGGTGCCACTGTCGCGCAGCGGCCGCATCATCAAGGGAAGAGGGAATTTTGTAAGAATT CGTTATCGTACACCATCGCGATCACGCAGCCGTTCTCGGAGCCAGACACCGATCCACTGGCGTGCGGCCCAGAAGCGCACCATCAAGATGACCGATCTGGAGAAGTTGGAAGAGGAAAAGCGGCAGCGTGAGGTGGAAATCAAGCGCCGAGAAGCGGAACGCAAGAAGCGCCACGAAGAGTTGGCCAAGGGTGCGTCCAAAAAATCGTTCTTCGAACTCAACCAAGAGCCAGTCTCTACGGGAGCCGCACTGACAGCCCAAAGCGAGTCGCCCAACGGCGAAGGCAAAGAGACGCGCCAAGAGCGAGCCAAGTCCGATGGGTCGGTTGATATGAATGCGCTGGATTACGAGCATCAGCCGGCCGAACAGTCGGATGACACGGAGGGGGAGGATCAGGCCCAGACAGCAAGCAACAGGAAGAGTGAAACGCTCGCCAAGGCACTCGGCGTGGAGCCAAAGAAGAAGGCAAACGATTCAGTCGCAGGCGGTGACGATCGACGACGTCCAGGGGATGACGGACGGAATCGCAATCACTCTCGGAGCCGTTCGCGCGAACGAAGACGGGCACCGGATGAACATCGGGGACGATCCCCGGTGCACTATCGTGGTGGAAACCGGcgtccaccgttcggtggtggtggtcagcaCTTTAATCGATTCAATCCTCAACGTCGgttcagcggcggcggcggcggcggtggtggtttcgtTGGTGGATCGTACTATTCGCGACCAGCTCGTCCGCGTTTCGGAGGCAATGAGCGACAGGATCGCGATCGGCGTCGATCCAGAAGCCGTGACGAAAAACGTTCACGCCGAGATCGTTCAAACAGTCGCTCCCGAAGTCCGGATCGGCGTCATCGCCGGCGGCACAGTAGCGATTCGCAAAGTTCCGCATCGCCCGATCGTTCGCTGCGCCATCGCTCCGAGTCGCCGAAGGAAGCGCGCGCCTCACGGCCCGCACGTGCGTCCCACGAGAGAGGTGGCCACGGGAAGGGCTTCAATGGGAAGGAAAAGGAGAGCgtaaagaaagagaaaagccCGGGTTCGGTGGCAACCGCGATCGTGGCCGCAGCTACCGCTGCCGTAGAGGCGGCTTCACAAGCGGTGGCGGTGAGCGTGAAGAAGGAGTGCAGCATCTCGGAGGAGGAAAAGTCAAGGCTGCAGAAGGAAAAGATGCTGAAGCGTGCCGaaacgttgctgctgctcaagAGCCATATGGAGAAGGAGATCGAAGAGCAACAGCGCAAGGCACGCGAAAAGCAGGAACACCGTGTGAAAATTGAACGCGGTGACGATGGAGCGCTCGATGCGGTCATGGATTTGGCCCAGCTGAAGCAACTCAAGAAGGAAACGCTCGAAAAACTCAATGCACAGGAGGCCGCCCAGCGCATTCTGCAGACCGTCGTTACGAATGTCGGTGCGGTGGCTACCTCCAGCGGCCATAAGAAGAAGTCGAAAGCAAGTGGAAAGCGTCGCTCGTCCAGCacgtcctcttcgtcctcgtcctcgtcgtctgcCTCTTCCTCGAGGGGGTCCTcttcgaagaaggaaaagaaccGCAAGAAGCGCAAGGAGAAGAAGCGCAAACATCGGCGACATTCGTCGAGTAGCTCGTCCTAG
- the LOC131210826 gene encoding peptidyl-prolyl cis-trans isomerase G isoform X1: MTIDSDTGPPLERPQEKVRCFFDVSLGGLPAGRIVFELFPSVAPKTCDNFRALCTGEKGIGQKTSKPLHYKGIIFHRVVKDFMIQSGDFSNGNGTGGESIYGGTFNDESFTLKHDRAFLLSMANRGKDTNGSQFFITTQPAPHLDNVHVVFGHVVSGQDLVRQLEQLPVDRNSRPLQDAVVSNCGELIRQVKEKKEKKKKKATASSDESVDESSKKRKKDKKKKRERESSPRAGRKNDIDSVEEGELEDDVHPMATVTKINPDEIPEVSNKYLMRGDGRRPTGEDYGDRKRDGDQRGARDQKGFGWSKKRVPLSRSGRIIKGRGNFRYRTPSRSRSRSRSQTPIHWRAAQKRTIKMTDLEKLEEEKRQREVEIKRREAERKKRHEELAKGASKKSFFELNQEPVSTGAALTAQSESPNGEGKETRQERAKSDGSVDMNALDYEHQPAEQSDDTEGEDQAQTASNRKSETLAKALGVEPKKKANDSVAGGDDRRRPGDDGRNRNHSRSRSRERRRAPDEHRGRSPVHYRGGNRRPPFGGGGQHFNRFNPQRRFSGGGGGGGGFVGGSYYSRPARPRFGGNERQDRDRRRSRSRDEKRSRRDRSNSRSRSPDRRHRRRHSSDSQSSASPDRSLRHRSESPKEARASRPARASHERGGHGKGFNGKEKESVKKEKSPGSVATAIVAAATAAVEAASQAVAVSVKKECSISEEEKSRLQKEKMLKRAETLLLLKSHMEKEIEEQQRKAREKQEHRVKIERGDDGALDAVMDLAQLKQLKKETLEKLNAQEAAQRILQTVVTNVGAVATSSGHKKKSKASGKRRSSSTSSSSSSSSSASSSRGSSSKKEKNRKKRKEKKRKHRRHSSSSSS, encoded by the exons TAGTGAAAGACTTTATGATTCAGTCGGGTGATTTTtccaacggcaacggaacgggTGGTGAATCTATTTACGGTGGAACTTTCAACG ATGAAAGCTTCACCCTTAAGCACGATAGAGCATTTTTGCTCTCAATGGCAAACCGTGGCAAGGACACCAACGGTTCGCAGTTTTTCAT TACAACGCAACCTGCACCTCATCTTGACAA TGTTCACGTTGTTTTTGGTCACGTTGTATCTGGCCAGGACCTAGTGCGCCAACTTGAGCAACTACCGGTCGATCGCAACTCGCGTCCACTGCAGGATGCGGTCGTTTCCAACTGTGGGGAGCTGATTCGCCAGGTGAAAG aaaagaaagaaaaaaagaagaaaaaggcaaCGGCATCGAGTGACGAATCGGTCGACGAGTCCAGTAAGAAGCGCaagaaggacaaaaaaaagaaacgcgaGCGGGAATCCTCACCTCGGGCGGGAAGGAAAAA CGACATAGATTCGGTCGAGGAAGGCGAACTGGAGGATGACGTTCATCCGATGGCAACGGTGACAAAGATAAACCCGGACGAAATTCCCGAAGTTTCTAACAAATATCTGATGCGTGGCGACGGCAGGCGTCCGACCGGCGAGGACTACGGTGATCGCAAGCGGGATGGCGATCAGAGGGGTGCCCGAGATCAAAAAGGCTTTGGTTGGTCCAAGAAGCGGGTGCCACTGTCGCGCAGCGGCCGCATCATCAAGGGAAGAGGGAATTTT CGTTATCGTACACCATCGCGATCACGCAGCCGTTCTCGGAGCCAGACACCGATCCACTGGCGTGCGGCCCAGAAGCGCACCATCAAGATGACCGATCTGGAGAAGTTGGAAGAGGAAAAGCGGCAGCGTGAGGTGGAAATCAAGCGCCGAGAAGCGGAACGCAAGAAGCGCCACGAAGAGTTGGCCAAGGGTGCGTCCAAAAAATCGTTCTTCGAACTCAACCAAGAGCCAGTCTCTACGGGAGCCGCACTGACAGCCCAAAGCGAGTCGCCCAACGGCGAAGGCAAAGAGACGCGCCAAGAGCGAGCCAAGTCCGATGGGTCGGTTGATATGAATGCGCTGGATTACGAGCATCAGCCGGCCGAACAGTCGGATGACACGGAGGGGGAGGATCAGGCCCAGACAGCAAGCAACAGGAAGAGTGAAACGCTCGCCAAGGCACTCGGCGTGGAGCCAAAGAAGAAGGCAAACGATTCAGTCGCAGGCGGTGACGATCGACGACGTCCAGGGGATGACGGACGGAATCGCAATCACTCTCGGAGCCGTTCGCGCGAACGAAGACGGGCACCGGATGAACATCGGGGACGATCCCCGGTGCACTATCGTGGTGGAAACCGGcgtccaccgttcggtggtggtggtcagcaCTTTAATCGATTCAATCCTCAACGTCGgttcagcggcggcggcggcggcggtggtggtttcgtTGGTGGATCGTACTATTCGCGACCAGCTCGTCCGCGTTTCGGAGGCAATGAGCGACAGGATCGCGATCGGCGTCGATCCAGAAGCCGTGACGAAAAACGTTCACGCCGAGATCGTTCAAACAGTCGCTCCCGAAGTCCGGATCGGCGTCATCGCCGGCGGCACAGTAGCGATTCGCAAAGTTCCGCATCGCCCGATCGTTCGCTGCGCCATCGCTCCGAGTCGCCGAAGGAAGCGCGCGCCTCACGGCCCGCACGTGCGTCCCACGAGAGAGGTGGCCACGGGAAGGGCTTCAATGGGAAGGAAAAGGAGAGCgtaaagaaagagaaaagccCGGGTTCGGTGGCAACCGCGATCGTGGCCGCAGCTACCGCTGCCGTAGAGGCGGCTTCACAAGCGGTGGCGGTGAGCGTGAAGAAGGAGTGCAGCATCTCGGAGGAGGAAAAGTCAAGGCTGCAGAAGGAAAAGATGCTGAAGCGTGCCGaaacgttgctgctgctcaagAGCCATATGGAGAAGGAGATCGAAGAGCAACAGCGCAAGGCACGCGAAAAGCAGGAACACCGTGTGAAAATTGAACGCGGTGACGATGGAGCGCTCGATGCGGTCATGGATTTGGCCCAGCTGAAGCAACTCAAGAAGGAAACGCTCGAAAAACTCAATGCACAGGAGGCCGCCCAGCGCATTCTGCAGACCGTCGTTACGAATGTCGGTGCGGTGGCTACCTCCAGCGGCCATAAGAAGAAGTCGAAAGCAAGTGGAAAGCGTCGCTCGTCCAGCacgtcctcttcgtcctcgtcctcgtcgtctgcCTCTTCCTCGAGGGGGTCCTcttcgaagaaggaaaagaaccGCAAGAAGCGCAAGGAGAAGAAGCGCAAACATCGGCGACATTCGTCGAGTAGCTCGTCCTAG